The region TGGTGCACTTCTGGACCCTGTGCGTTGAAGAGCAGTTCTACCTTATCTGGCCGCTGGTCGTGTGGCTGGTTCGCGACCGCATTCGGCTGATCCGGATCGCCGGCGGCCTTTCCGTTCTGGCGCTGTTGCTCCGTGTCGCCATGGTGGCAACGGTTCCCGTGTCCAAGCTGGACACATGGATGGCCCACCAGCTTCCGTTCCGGATGGATTCCCTGTTGCTGGGCGCCATCCTGGCGCTTGTTCTTCGCGGGCCCAACTCTGATACGTGGCAGCGGCAATGCAGATGGTGTTTCCTGTCGTCGATCCTGGCTTTCATAGGGCTTTCAATCGCTGCCCCCCAGGAAAACGCTCCCTGGCTAAACACCATTGGTTTCTCACTACTGGCGCTGATGTCGGCAGGGCTTATCGGAGCGACCCTGCGGCCTGGGTCCCCCGCTTTCCGCCTCTTCAACCTGAAACCCCTGAGGACACTGGGCAAGTATAGCTACGGCTTTTACGTCTATCATCTGCTCTGGGCCGGGGCTTGGGCAGCCCTCATCAGCGATCTGACCCATCGATTTCACTCCTCCGTCCTGGCGAACGCCATCTCCGATGTCCTTAACTTTGTCGTGACGTTCTTTGTGGCAAAGATCAGCTACGACTTCTTCGAAGTCCGCTTCCTGCGATTCAAGAAGAACTTCGAATACGATTCCGAGCTCCGGGAGCATAAAACAAACTTCGCAGAAGAGCTGAAGGCCTGATCCGTGGGATAGGCTGGACATGAGCCGGCAATGGCTCTCCCAAATCGGGCTTCAGTGACGTCTCAGGCACCCCACA is a window of Edaphobacter sp. 12200R-103 DNA encoding:
- a CDS encoding acyltransferase, whose protein sequence is MPTPQRHFAPIDFKSRFPALDGIRALAIVMVFAFHYGGGTHGGTFLNLINQIRLRGWTGVDLFFTLSGFLITGILYDTRTDSHFFKRFFARRSVRIFPIFYLVLLIFAILTPILHYQWKIGHALFPFYLGNLSLAADPSLETIQSATHPAWSAHLVHFWTLCVEEQFYLIWPLVVWLVRDRIRLIRIAGGLSVLALLLRVAMVATVPVSKLDTWMAHQLPFRMDSLLLGAILALVLRGPNSDTWQRQCRWCFLSSILAFIGLSIAAPQENAPWLNTIGFSLLALMSAGLIGATLRPGSPAFRLFNLKPLRTLGKYSYGFYVYHLLWAGAWAALISDLTHRFHSSVLANAISDVLNFVVTFFVAKISYDFFEVRFLRFKKNFEYDSELREHKTNFAEELKA